A region from the Triticum aestivum cultivar Chinese Spring chromosome 3D, IWGSC CS RefSeq v2.1, whole genome shotgun sequence genome encodes:
- the LOC123074576 gene encoding zinc finger CCCH domain-containing protein 9 isoform X1: protein MQEALISPANADRLRSAFELKPYAFGDQRLSCSPRYLPGGDDGLYRCSSPFSPSLGFSSPSPLATSVSLSPSSSGSLVDDGDYDGAAAADATGHRLQLARLALQYQEVADRYELCLSHLAEAVDEAAILRRENAELRVANSDLARRVALLGGKEAAAVVIADEIRRFRLGEHKGASKQRAPEKLAVLPKSISVRSNDYLKMNQATPAAATPAAYNRKPSSQRAYAGPGADGGKKGEEQKTKQDAAGELDVYNQGMFKTELCNKWEETGACPYGDQCQFAHGVSELRPVIRHPRYKTEVCRMVLNGEVCPYGHRCHFRHSLTAAERLLRSR, encoded by the exons ATGCAGGAAGCGCTCATCTCTCCGGCCAACGCCGACCGCCTCCGCTCGGCCTTCGAGCTCAAGCCGTACGCCTTCGGGGACCAGCGCCTCTCCTGCTCGCCGCGCTACCTCCCGGGCGGCGACGACGGCCTGTACCGCTGCTCCTCCCCCTTCAGCCCCAGCCTGGGCTtctcctcgccgtcgccgctcgccACGTCCGTCTCGCTCTCGCCGTCCTCCTCCGGCTCCCTCGTCGACGACGGCGACTACGACGGCgcggccgccgccgacgccaccggCCACCGGCTCCAGCTCGCGCGGCTCGCGCTGCAGTACCAGGAGGTGGCCGATCGCTACGAGCTCTGCCTCTCCCACCTCGCCGAGGCAGTCGACGAGGCGGCCATCCTCCGCCGCGAGAACGCCGAGCTCCGCGTGGCCAACAGCGACCTCGCGCGCCGCGTCGCGCTGCTCGGCGGCAAggaggccgccgccgtcgtcatcgctGACGAGATACGCCGGTTCCGCCTCGGCGAGCACAAGGGTGCCTCCAAGCAGCGCGCGCCCGAGAAGCTCGCCGTGCTGCCGAAGAGCATCTCCGTCCGGTCGAATGACTACCTCAAGATGAACCAGGCGACACCGGCAGCCGCCACGCCGGCCGCATACAACCGCAAGCCGAGCTCG CAGCGCGCGTACGCGGGACCGGGAGCGGACGGCGGCAAGAAAGGCGAGGAGCAGAAGACGAAGCAGGACGCGGCGGGGGAGCTGGACGTGTACAACCAGGGCATGTTCAAGACAGAGCTGTGCAACAAGTGGGAGGAGACGGGGGCGTGCCCCTACGGCGATCAGTGCCAGTTCGCGCACGGCGTCTCCGAGCTCCGCCCCGTCATCCGCCACCCGCGGTACAAGACCGAGGTCTGCCGCATGGTGCTCAACGGCGAGGTCTGCCCCTACGGCCACCGCTGCCACTTCCGCCACTCGCTCACGGCCGCCGAGCGCCTCCTCCGCAGCCGTTGA
- the LOC123074576 gene encoding zinc finger CCCH domain-containing protein 9 isoform X2 gives MQEALISPANADRLRSAFELKPYAFGDQRLSCSPRYLPGGDDGLYRCSSPFSPSLGFSSPSPLATSVSLSPSSSGSLVDDGDYDGAAAADATGHRLQLARLALQYQEVADRYELCLSHLAEAVDEAAILRRENAELRVANSDLARRVALLGGKEAAAVVIADEIRRFRLGEHKGASKQRAPEKLAVLPKSISVRSNDYLKMNQATPAAATPAAYNRKPSSRAYAGPGADGGKKGEEQKTKQDAAGELDVYNQGMFKTELCNKWEETGACPYGDQCQFAHGVSELRPVIRHPRYKTEVCRMVLNGEVCPYGHRCHFRHSLTAAERLLRSR, from the exons ATGCAGGAAGCGCTCATCTCTCCGGCCAACGCCGACCGCCTCCGCTCGGCCTTCGAGCTCAAGCCGTACGCCTTCGGGGACCAGCGCCTCTCCTGCTCGCCGCGCTACCTCCCGGGCGGCGACGACGGCCTGTACCGCTGCTCCTCCCCCTTCAGCCCCAGCCTGGGCTtctcctcgccgtcgccgctcgccACGTCCGTCTCGCTCTCGCCGTCCTCCTCCGGCTCCCTCGTCGACGACGGCGACTACGACGGCgcggccgccgccgacgccaccggCCACCGGCTCCAGCTCGCGCGGCTCGCGCTGCAGTACCAGGAGGTGGCCGATCGCTACGAGCTCTGCCTCTCCCACCTCGCCGAGGCAGTCGACGAGGCGGCCATCCTCCGCCGCGAGAACGCCGAGCTCCGCGTGGCCAACAGCGACCTCGCGCGCCGCGTCGCGCTGCTCGGCGGCAAggaggccgccgccgtcgtcatcgctGACGAGATACGCCGGTTCCGCCTCGGCGAGCACAAGGGTGCCTCCAAGCAGCGCGCGCCCGAGAAGCTCGCCGTGCTGCCGAAGAGCATCTCCGTCCGGTCGAATGACTACCTCAAGATGAACCAGGCGACACCGGCAGCCGCCACGCCGGCCGCATACAACCGCAAGCCGAGCTCG CGCGCGTACGCGGGACCGGGAGCGGACGGCGGCAAGAAAGGCGAGGAGCAGAAGACGAAGCAGGACGCGGCGGGGGAGCTGGACGTGTACAACCAGGGCATGTTCAAGACAGAGCTGTGCAACAAGTGGGAGGAGACGGGGGCGTGCCCCTACGGCGATCAGTGCCAGTTCGCGCACGGCGTCTCCGAGCTCCGCCCCGTCATCCGCCACCCGCGGTACAAGACCGAGGTCTGCCGCATGGTGCTCAACGGCGAGGTCTGCCCCTACGGCCACCGCTGCCACTTCCGCCACTCGCTCACGGCCGCCGAGCGCCTCCTCCGCAGCCGTTGA